In the Candidatus Poribacteria bacterium genome, one interval contains:
- a CDS encoding bifunctional 2-methylcitrate dehydratase/aconitate hydratase yields the protein MVSHISNTRPDPDPILVDIAAYVAQEVIDSDLAYETARHCLMDSLGCALLALRYPECTKHLGPTVPGTHVPYGARVPGTQFELDPVQAAYNIGCLIRWLDYNDTWLAAEWGHPSDNLGGLLAMADHLSRRNLADGRSPLLMRDLLTAMIKAHEIQGVLALENSLNRVGLDHVHFVKVASTAIVTGMLGGREEEIVNAVSNAFADGGSLRVYRQAPNTGSRKSWAAGDATSRAVWLALMAMKGEMGYPSVLSTNGWGFCDVLFKEKPFVCRQPYGAYVMENILFKIAFPAEFHAQTAVECAFALHESVKDRLDEIDEITITTHESAIRIISKTGPLHNPADRDHCLQYMAAIGLIYGTLTADHYEDEVAADLRIDALREKMTVVENLQYSKDYLDPDKRSIANALQIRFTDGSITGKVEVEYPIGHRRRRAEGIPLLEEKFANNLTTRFPAQQVGTIMELCLDQEQLEVTPVNEFIGMFII from the coding sequence ATGGTATCACACATTTCAAACACTCGACCCGATCCTGATCCGATACTTGTTGACATCGCTGCGTATGTCGCACAGGAGGTTATTGACAGCGATCTCGCTTACGAGACCGCGCGCCACTGCTTGATGGACTCACTCGGTTGTGCGTTGCTGGCATTGCGTTATCCCGAATGCACAAAACATTTGGGACCAACCGTTCCCGGCACACATGTTCCATACGGTGCCCGTGTTCCGGGAACGCAATTTGAATTAGATCCGGTACAGGCAGCCTACAATATCGGTTGTCTGATTCGCTGGCTGGACTACAACGATACATGGCTTGCGGCAGAGTGGGGGCATCCGTCCGATAATCTAGGCGGTCTCCTTGCGATGGCAGATCACTTGAGTCGGCGGAATCTAGCAGATGGCCGTTCGCCATTGTTGATGCGGGATCTCCTCACTGCGATGATCAAAGCGCACGAAATTCAGGGTGTCCTCGCGCTGGAAAACAGCTTGAACCGGGTTGGCTTGGACCATGTACACTTTGTCAAAGTTGCATCAACCGCAATAGTAACGGGGATGCTAGGAGGTAGAGAGGAAGAGATTGTCAATGCTGTTTCCAATGCCTTCGCTGACGGGGGCAGCCTACGGGTCTATCGACAAGCACCGAACACCGGTTCACGGAAATCGTGGGCAGCGGGCGATGCAACGAGTCGCGCGGTATGGCTAGCGTTGATGGCGATGAAGGGGGAAATGGGCTATCCGTCCGTACTCTCCACCAATGGGTGGGGCTTTTGCGACGTGTTGTTTAAAGAAAAGCCATTTGTCTGTCGGCAGCCCTATGGAGCTTACGTGATGGAGAACATTCTGTTCAAGATTGCGTTCCCAGCGGAGTTTCACGCCCAGACAGCGGTGGAATGTGCCTTCGCGCTGCATGAGAGCGTGAAAGATCGTTTGGACGAGATTGACGAGATCACAATCACAACACATGAGTCTGCGATACGCATTATTTCAAAAACGGGACCGCTGCACAACCCCGCCGATCGCGATCACTGTCTTCAATACATGGCAGCGATTGGGCTCATCTACGGAACGCTCACCGCCGATCACTACGAAGATGAGGTCGCAGCGGATCTACGCATTGACGCCTTGCGCGAAAAGATGACCGTCGTAGAAAATCTGCAGTATAGCAAAGATTATCTCGATCCGGATAAACGATCAATCGCCAATGCGCTCCAAATCCGCTTCACAGATGGCTCAATCACTGGAAAGGTTGAAGTCGAATACCCGATCGGGCATCGTCGTCGCCGCGCGGAAGGGATTCCGTTGCTGGAGGAAAAGTTCGCCAATAACCTAACGACCCGTTTTCCGGCGCAACAGGTGGGGACAATCATGGAACTTTGTCTGGATCAAGAACAATTGGAAGTCACGCCGGTGAATGAATTTATCGGGATGTTTATTATCTAA